Proteins found in one Hemibagrus wyckioides isolate EC202008001 linkage group LG23, SWU_Hwy_1.0, whole genome shotgun sequence genomic segment:
- the rpgrip1 gene encoding protein fantom has protein sequence MPIMQEQDVRSSKRPLKVLKIKDLQHVSNLSQKQLEDQHLCLKEESTLLKQHVQILEQKLYRFSTKLSKLRNVHSGLSWGQNIDAHDTIEELKDRVVTLESQKEVLQRKLSKARQQILALGRQAHQSPHMGQGLQQEGEVTQTTQTVPAHYALSSMDDYKGQSNGLFIAPQAVRLTELELAIRSLRETFKLKEKELQYSMKGPNKKQVDELRLTIKNNVNVIRLQKQLSNERTALLVIKEKFTGLKQAYETQLEEGQRSLHQNQEALLGQVGQLSEQLKQEKQKALILEGQLNTATISLHSLAELQERVSDIEGERNLLKRSYNALLIRTLSGHSHGNEHECDKESEKQEMENCRADMVVLKKKLEDQNNEREMEQEKKRVVLDYETTQMERSQKMAMTTTLREKHDFLEQEVLQYRQNVTSLQDRLDRVSKDFQTDVEDLSEILMQIKAFRLQQESCKGLTFMVSNEKVQDPSRELAAQQVSHVETILELQKTRELLVMQQKINSDLQAYMNIEKERAEGERERRRREVSEKDKLLKNRALQINSLQDQLRNLTYPPGNRNQIIPHQYTWTGVGQESVQMMEGKTILNQLQDGGSLLEISLMGATFTPVGLRLMRQQKVVDTSGPFEVVTFCTYSFLDFEMHSTPLVSGTQPNYGFTSCYVLTGLSPTKLESQGVFVHVEVHQALGGVQFITRGRAKIPLIQALQHRGEKVKGRVNITGSKGEIIGVLEFCLCLFSEVEAKDIGTDRLPVHTALYRSHIQPEPEPSNQLRMHSPARSQHPQFPAPKSPPREPGAKWIQFPIYNQTGHTRSFNHNLKMPDSGHTSISSKQRSSRHHSRAMEQEDKEKGESSSQPVSLRDQMDSEVLESLESITTSDSDVVIPQLEAPVKQGCRLKIEILSLLFDPSSSVALDQSVQQVYVEYRLLGIPRETTETPVSLQKPTEGEEIHFNFSRVIHVDSMKAAPLKQYLYTKLERTDAKQGRLKFTVVSEPLNEEDECVDVGHAYLDLQELLLTGNDVTECQIDIVRMDDDQEVVGRLKVSLEAAQALTGISWENPN, from the exons ATGCCCATCATGcaag AACAAGATGTGCGGTCCTCAAAAAGACCTCTAAAAGTCCTGAAAATTAAAG ATCTTCAGCATGTGTCCAACCTATCACAGAAGCAGCTTGAGGACCAGCATCTCTGTCTAAAGGAGGAGAGTACACTCCTCAAACAACATGTACAAATACTAGAGCAGAAACTATACAG GTTCTCCACTAAATTGTCAAAGCTGAGGAACGTACATTCTGGTTTGTCTTGGGGGCAAAATATTGACGCTCATGACACTATTGAGGAGCTGAAGGATCGTGTAGTTACTCTGGAAAGCCAGAAGGAGGTGTTGCAGAGAAAACTTAGCAAGGCCAGACAGCAGATCCTGGCACTGGGCCGACAAGCTCACCAAAGTCCACACATGG GACAGGGTTTACAACAAGAGGGAGAAGTCACACAGACAACTCAAACAGTCCCAGCTCACTATGCACTCAGCTCCATGGATGATTACAAAGGACAGAGTAATGGACT TTTTATAGCACCACAGGCAGTAAGATTAACAGAGCTTGAACTGGCAATTCGATCACTCAGAGAAACCTTTAAACTAAAAGAGAAAGAACTGCAATACTCTATGAAAGGACCAAACAAAAAGCAAGTTGATGAACTCAG acttacaataaaaaataatgtaaatgtgatcaGGCTGCAGAAACAGCTGTCTAATGAAAGGACTGCTCTTTTGGTCATCAAGGAGAAGTTTACAGGGCTAAAACAG GCTTATGAAACTCAGCTGGAAGAG GGCCAGAGGTCACTGCATCAGAATCAGGAGGCCTTGCTCGGACAAGTAGGGCAACTGAGTGAGCAattaaaacaggaaaaacagaagGCACTGATCCTAGAAGGTCAGCTTAATACTGCCACTATTTCACTTCACAGCTTGGCAGAG CTCCAGGAGAGGGTCTCAGACATTGAAGGGGAAAGAAATCTCCTGAAGAGGAGCTATAATGCACTACTAATTAG GACTCTGTCTGGCCATAGCCATGGTAATGAACATGAATGCGATAAAGAGAgtgaaaaacaggaaatggaGAACTGTAGAGCTGACATGGTAGTACTGAAGAAAAAGCTGGAGGATcaaaataatgagagagagatggagcaggaaaaaaagagagtggTGCTAGACTATGAAACAACTCAAATGGAAAGATCACAAAAAATGG CCATGACCACTACCCTTAGAGAAAAACATGACTTCCTGGAGCAAGAAGTACTACAGTACAGGCAGAATGTGACATCCCTACAAGACAGACTAGACAgagtatcaaaa GATTTTCAGACGGATGTGGAAGACCTTAGCGAGATTCTAATGCAAATTAAG GCTTTTCGATTGCAGCAAGAGAGTTGTAAGGGCCTGACATTCATGGTGAGTAATGAGAAGGTCCAAGATCCATCACGAGAGTTGGCTGCTCAACAAGTCTCTCATGTGGAAACCATACTAGAGCTGCAGAAAACCCGGGAATTGTTGGTTATGCAACAGAAGATCAATAGTGACCTGCag GCTTACATGAACATAGAAAAGGAGAGAGCAGAAGGGGAAAGAGAACGGAGAAGAAGGGAGGTCAGTGAAAAAGACAAACTGCTGAAAAATAGGGCACTTCAAATCAACAGTTTACAAG ATCAGCTGAGGAACTTAACATACCCTCCTGGAAACCGCAATCAGATTATACCACATCAATACACATGGACAGGAGTGGGTCAGGAATCAGTCCAGATGATGGAGGGGAAGACCATTCTAAATCAGCTCCAGGATGGAGGATCCTTGCTTGAAATCAGTCTCATGGGGGCCACGTTCACCCCTGTGGGATTGAGACTCATGAGACAGCAGAAAGTTGTGGATACCAGTGGTCCCTTTGAGGTGGTGACATTTTGTACCTACTCATTCCTTGACTTTGAAATGCATTCAACCCCACTGGTTTCAGGGACACAACCAAACTATGGCTTTACATCCTGCTATGTTCTTACTGGCCTCAGCCCCACCAAGCTTGAGAGTCAAGGGGTTTTTGTACATGTTGAAGTACATCAGGCACTTGGAGGAGTGCAATTCATAACCCGGGGCAGAGCAAAAATCCCCCTCATACAAGCACTACAGCACAGAGGAGAAAAAGTAAAAGGGAGAGTGAACATTACAG GATCCAAAGGGGAAATAATAGGGGTCCTGGaattctgtctctgtctgttctctGAAGTGGAGGCAAAAGATATTGGCACTGACCGATTGCCCGTACACACAGCTTTATACCGGAGTCACATACAGCCTGAA CCAGAGCCTTCCAATCAACTCAGAATGCATAGTCCTGCCAGATCACAACATCCCCAGTTTCCTGCACCCAAGTCACCTCCAAGAGAACCAGGAGCTAAATGGATACAGTTTCCAATTTACAACCAAACTGGTCATACAAGATCATTTAACCACAATCTGAAAATGCCTGACTCTGGTCACACCTCAATTAGCAGTAAGCAAAGGAGCTCAAGACATCATTCAAGG GCAATGGAACAGGAAGACAAGGAGAAAGGAGAATCATCATCCCAGCCTGTAAGTCTGAGAG ACCAAATGGACAGTGAAGTTTTAGAGTCTTTGGAATCCATCACCACCAGTGATAGTGATGTTGTTATTCCCCAGCTTGAAGCACCTGTCAAACAG GGCTGCAGACTTAAAATAGAGATCTTATCACTTTTGTTTGACCCTTCCTCAAGTGTTGCATTAGACCAATCTGTGCAGCAAGTTTATGTGGAGTACCGGCTCTTAGGCATTCCCAGAGAGACCACAGAAACCCCCGTGTCTCTGCAAAAACCAACAGAGGGGGAAGAAATACATTTCAACTTTAGCAGAG